Within the Mucilaginibacter sp. CSA2-8R genome, the region CCTCAAAGGCTAAAACTAAAATAGCAGCGTTATAGTTAATTTAAATTTAACAGCATGACGAATGATGATAAAATAAGACAAGCTTTTCATAATGAAAACTGGCACGAGATTAAAGTAACCGACTCATGGCAGATTTTTAAAATTATGGCCGAGTTTGTTGATGGTTTTGAAAAACTGGCCAAAATTGGCCCTTGTGTTTCTATATTTGGTTCGGCCCGTACGCATAATGATAACCCGTTTTATAAACTGGCAGAAGATACCGCGCGCCTGCTTACTGAGCGCGGCTTCGGTGTAATATCTGGCGGTGGCCCTGGCGTTATGGAAGCGGCCAATAAAGGCGCTTACGAAGCCGGTGGTAAATCGGTAGGTTTAAATATTGAACTGCCGTTTGAGCAGTTCCATAACAAGTACATCGATCGTGATAAACTGCTGGAGTTTGATTACTTTTTTGTGCGCAAGGTAATGTTCATGAAGTACTCGCAAGGCTTTATTGTGTTACCCGGCGGCTTTGGTACCATGGACGAGTCTTTTGAGGCAATCACCCTAATTCAAACCGGTAAAATTGCCCGCTTCCCGATTGTATTCGTGGGCGTAGATTACTGGAAAGGTTTATTTGACTGGGTGGAAGACAAGATGTTGAACAGTGAACACAACATCAGCCCAGACGATTTGAATTTATATCGCGTGGTTGACACCGCCGAAGAAGCCGTGGAGCATATTTTCCGCTTTTACGGTAAATATTTGCTTAAACCTAACTTTTAATAGTTTTTACTACAACTATTATAGGCTGGCTTTAGTAACGCTGCTGCGCTTATATAACAAACCGAATATTTCGAAGCAGAAGTGTTCGGTTTGTTGCTTTTAAGGCTTGCTTAGTTGGTATGCCTTAGGTATTTTTCTCAATAAATCACCTGGCGTTAATTTGGGCTGACAAGCGTTTACCAATTACATCCCGCAATGATGTATGCGATTTAAACCATCAATATAGCGTATAATTTGCTTATTTTGCAGGCATGGAGCAACCTGTACAACCTAAACGTGAGCCTGCCTTAGGCTTCATTTTCGTTACGTTACTGATTGATATTACGGGCTTCGGTATCGTCATTCCGGTGTTTCCAAAACTGATAGAACAATTAATTCATAGCAATAATTTAAGCGACGCAGCACAATACGGCGGTTGGTTAACCTTTGCCTACTCTGTTATGCAGTTTTTATTTGCCCCGGTGTTAGGCAACCTGAGCGATAAATACGGCCGGCGCCCGGTATTATTAGGTTCGCTACTGGGCTTTGGTATTGATTATACCTTTCTGGCCTTTGCTCCAAGCATTTGGTGGCTATTTGTTGGCCGTATTATTGCCGGTATTACCGGCGCCAGCTTTACCACAGCATCTGCCTACATTGCCGATGTAAGCACGCCCGAAAAGCGGGCACAAAACTTTGGTATCATCGGCGCAGCTTTTGGTTTGGGCTTTATTATTGGTCCTGTACTTGGCGGTGTTTTAGGTCAGTACAGCACAAAGCTCCCCTTTTTAGCGGCTGCAGCCTTGGCTATCCTCAATGCTATTTATGGTTACTTTATACTGCCCGAATCGTTAGCTAAAGAAAACCGCCGCGAGTTTGAATGGAAAAGGGCCAACCCAATAGGTTCACTAATGCAGCTAAAAAAGTACCCGGCCATCAGCGGGCTTATTGCTTCTTTAATTCTAATTTATATTGCAGCCCATGCCGTGCAAAGCACCTGGACATTTTTTACTATGGAACGGTTTAACTGGAACCAATCAATGGTAGGTTATTCGTTAGGTTTTGTCGGGTTATTATCGGGCTTGGTACAAGGTTTACTGATACGTGTAACCATACCCAAATTAGGGCAAAAAAAGAGCATTGTTTGGGGCTTACTGCTTTACAGCATTGGCCTGTTTCTATTTGCCTTTGCTACCCAAAGCTGGATGATGTTTGCCATATTGATACCGTACTGCCTGGGCGGTATTGCAGGGCCGGCATTGCAGGGTTTAATCAGTACGCAAATTCCGTCTAACGAGCAGGGCGAACTGCAGGGCGGCCTCACCAGTTTAATGAGTGTTACCTCTATTGTGGGTCCGCCACTCATGACATCGCTTTTTGCCTGGTTTACCGATAAAAGTGCCCCGTTCCAATTTCCGGGTGCTCCGTTTTTGATGGGCGCTATATTAATGCTGCTAAGCACGCTACTAGCAATACGCAGCTTTAAAAAGGCACGAAAAATGCAACCAGTAGCATAAACAAGCCATTATAAAGCATATTAGCTTACTTAAACCAAACATTTTTGCACCAATTTATTTTAACTGGTGATATCTTTTTATAACACATGAGCGAAGCTGTAAAGCCTAAACGTCCTGCTGCACTGGGATTTATTTTTGTAACGGTATTTATTGACGTGCTGGGCTTAGGCGTTATCATACCCGTTCTTCCTAAACTGCTGCAGCAGTTAGGCCATGTTGATGTGAGTATGGCTTCGCAGCTGAGCGGCTATCTTACATTTACCTATGCACTAATGCAGTTTATATTTTCGTCGGTGCTGGGCAACCTAAGCGACCGTTATGGCCGACGACCAGTTTTGCTCATCTCACTGTTGGGATTTGGTATTGATTATATTTTAATGGCCTTTGCTCCTACTGTGTTCTGGCTTTTTGTTGGCCGTTTAATAGCCGGTATTGCAGGTGCCAGCGGCACAACGGCTACCGCTTACATTGCCGATGTGAGCACCGGCGACAAACGGGCGGCCAACTTTGGCTTAATTGGCGCGGCTACAGGTTTAGGCTTTATTGTGGGTATTGGCCTGGGCGGATACTTGGGCGATGTAGGCCTGAAAATTCCCTTTATGGTAGCTGCCGGACTGGCCTTATTAAATGCCTTTTACGGTTACTTTGTGCTACCAGAATCTTTAGCACTCGAAAACCGCAGGCCGTTTGACTGGAAAAGGGCTAATCCGATTGCCGCTTTAAAACGGCTGAATATGTACCCGGCCATATCCGGACTGGTAAGTGCTTTTACTTTGGTTTACATCGCTTCGAAGGCCGTAGAAACAGTGTTGGCTTTTTTTCTGATCGAAAAGTTTAAATGGAGCATGAGCAGCATCAGCAGCCTGGGTATTTTTATAGGTGTATTGCTTATTGGCATCCAGGGCGGCCTTATACGCATCATTATCCCTAAACTGGGGCAGGAAAAAAGTATCGTAACCGGTTTGCTTTTTTACGCCATCGGTTTAACCTTAATTTCGTTTGCCAGCCAGGGCTGGCAAATGTACCTCTTCATGATTCCGTACTGTCTGGGCGGCATATCCGGGCCGGCGTTACAGGGTTTAATTACCAGCAAGGTAGAAGCCAATGAACAAGGCGAGTTACAAGGCGGATTAAATAGTTTGGTGAGTATCACCACAGTAATTGGTCCGTTATTGATGAGCAGCTTATTTGCGCATTTTACCAACCCCAAAACTTCATCTATCTATTTTCCTGGAGCGCCTTATTTGCTGGGCGCCATTTTGATGCTGATCAGCACCTTTATTGCTATAGGCAGCTTTAAAAAGAATGCACTGGTGAAATCTTAACCCCCCAAGCGCATAGTAAGTTTACACTTTACGCTGATAATGGCTTTTTCTGTCGTCTATTTTAACGAAGTAAGCCCGAAAAACTTGAACTGGCCTTGCTCTTTTACAAACTGAAATGCATAGCGCACGCCCTCATACCCTTTTATTTTGTCGGGCTGACGGGTTACGTACCAGATGTCATAAACGTTTAATACCTCGTCGGTAGTGTTGATATTTTGGGGCTTGTAGTTTTTAATCTTCTCTGTTACCACAAAGTGTTTAGTAGTATGCACGGCTTCCCAAAGTTTGGTGCGCGGCAGCGTACGTAATGTGCTTTTGATGTAACTATCAGCCGAAACCAGTTCATTTGCTGTATTAGCCTGTGTAGCACAAGGCTGGCAGTACACCCGGCTTAATGAGAGCTTTTTTAAGGTACGTACATTCTTAGTAGCTATAGCTTTTACGTACTGCCTCCAAACTGCCTCTACAGCTAACGAGTCAGTTTTAGATGTTTTCACCATTTTCATTTGCTGTCCGCATGATGATAGTAAGAAAACCCCTAAGGCAGCGGCAATAAAAATATATTTAGTCATGGGTAATTATAAACAAGTTAATTGTTAAAAAGTGCAAGCAACTTGCCTGGCACCCCTTTTTACGGTACCTCAATAAACGCAAAATAAACAGATGTGTGTTTTCGCGCTTATACAAATTTTCAACATCAGTACTAACTGCACCGCTATAATGGCAAAAGCTTGACTAAATTGCTGTTTGGCTTACCTCGTATCAACCAACGTAAAAGTTATCTTTGCCTACTTATGCTGATACATCAATTTTATGATACCGATTTGGCACACGCCTCTTACGCTGTTTTACGGGCGGGCCAAATCATAGTTATTGATCCGGCACGCAATCCGCAGCCTTATTATGATTTTGCTACCCTCCATGAGGCCAGTATTGTAGGCATTATAGAAACGCATCCGCATGCCGACTTTATAAGTTCGCACCTCGAAATTCATGAAACTACCGGGGCAACTATTTATGTAAGCCGGTTGCTGGGGGCACACTATCCGCATCAAACTTTTGACGAAGGCGATATCATTCCCTTATCTGATATACAATTACAAGCCATCAACACACCAGGTCATTCGCCCGATTCTATTTGTGTGCTGGTAACCGACGAAAACGGACAAACCACTACCCTGTTTAGCGGCGATACCCTGTTTGTTGGCGACGTTGGCCGGCCTGACCTGCGCGAAGAAGCCGGCAACATTACAGCTAAAAAAGAAGACCTGGCCCGGCAAATGTACCACACTACCAGGCACAAGTTAATGACTTTGCCTGAAGAGGTAGTGGTTTACCCTGCTCATGGTCCCGGTTCGTTGTGCGGCAAAAACATGAGCCCCGATTTGCAAACTACCATTGGCCGCGAATTACGCGAAAACTACGCGCTGCAACTGATGGACGAATTAAAGTTTGTGAAGGATCTGATTGCCGACCAGCCATTTACACCGCAATACTTTGGTTTTGATGTAGAACTCAACAAACAAGGCGCTCCAGCCTATGCACCAAGCCTTGCTGCTATTCCACGTTTACCGGCTGATAGCATTTTAGCTAACGGTACATTAATTATTGATACCCGCCCTAAAGCCGATTTTAACAGCGGACACATTAAAGGTGCCATCAACCTGCAATTACAGGGTAAATTTGAAACCTGGCTTGGCGCCATTATAGCCCCGGAGGAACCTTTTTATCTTATAGCAGCCGACGAAGCCAGGCTGGAAACGGCATTGGCTCGTGCGGCCAAAATTGGCTACGAAGGGCAAATTAAGGGTGCTTTATTTAATCCGCCGCAAGCCAAACAGATTTCGGATGAACTAAACTTGGAAGCTTTTAAAGCTAACCCCGACGATTTTACCATTATTGATACCCGCAACTGGAACGAAATTAACGCAGGCTTGCTGTTTAAAGATGCTTTAACCATCCCGTTACCCGAAATACGCAACCGGATAGCCGAGATTCCTACAGATAAACCCATAGTGGTGCATTGTGCTGCGGGATATCGTTCGGCAGCAGCGCGCAGCATTTTGAGCGGACAGATCAGCAGTGTACCGGTTTACGATTTGGGAGAGGCTGTCACAACTTTTTAAATAACTTGCATTCCATGATCGTTACCTGCATATTGTTAAACAGCCATGAGTAATTTATCTATTGTAACCACGGGCGACGGTTCAAAAACTATATTTAACGCCGAGGTAGGCGAAAATTATCATTCTAAACATGGTGCCTTGCAAGAAAGCCAGCATGTGTTTTTAAATGCAGGTCTGCGATACTTTATGGCAGGTACAGATAGTACCGAGGTATCCGTTTTGGAGGTAGGTTTAGGTACCGGACTCAATTTTTTACTGAGTGCTGAGTTTTGTATGGCCAAAAGCATTAAACTTCGTTATACCGGTATTGAGGCTTATCCGCTTAGCCCGGAAATGATTGCCCAGACAGGTTATGATGCTTATGTTTCGGCATCAATGTGGCAGGCTTTTTTAACTGGATATAGTGATTCTTTGAACCATCCGGTGCAACTCAATCAACATGTAGAGCTATTCGCAGCACATACTATACTGATGAACTTCAGTGCGCAACAGCAATACGATGTTATTTACTTTGATGCCTTTGCCGCCATCCACCAGCCCGAAATGTGGAACGAGGAGGCTATACAGCATACTGTACAATTTCTAAAGCCGGGCGGTGTATTTGTTACCTATGCTATTACCGGCAATTTAAAACGGCAACTCAAAGCACTGGGTTTAAAAGTAGAAAAAGCCCCTGGTGCTCCCGGTAAGCGCGAAATGCTCAGGGCCACTAAATTAACCGAAGCCAATCTTTAATAATTACTTTTATAAAAAATACTGCTATGCCTTTAACTCCTCCAGATACCGCCGGCAATCCCGAATCAGGCTTCACCCGACTGTTAACCATACTAAATGATTTGCGGGAGAATTGCCCCTGGGATAAAAAGCAAACCTTTGAGAGTTTACGCCATTTAACTATTGAGGAAACTTACGAGCTATCGGACGCTATTTTGAGTAATGATACCAACGAGATTAAAAAAGAACTAGGCGACCTGATGATGCACTTGGTATTTTATGCCCGCATCGCATCAGAAACCGATACTTTTAACATTACTGATGTATTAAACAGTGTTTGCGATAAACTGATTAACCGCCACCCGCATATTTATGCTGATGTTGATGTAGCCAACGAAGAGGATGTAAAACGCAACTGGGAGCAAATCAAACTTAAAGAAGGCAACAAATCGGTTTTAGGGGGGGTACCTGCTTCATTGCCAGCCTTGGTAAAAGCAGCCCGCATACAAGAAAAAGCCCGGGGTATAGGATTTGACTGGGAAAATAAAAGTCAGGTTTGGGAAAAAGTGGAGGAAGAAATTCAGGAGTTCAGGCAGGAATATAACACTGAGGATGATACGGTGATAGATCAGGACCGCGCCGAAGGCGAGTTTGGCGACCTATTGTTTTCGCTCATTAATTATGCCCGCTTTGTAAACATCAATCCCGAAAACGCACTTGAAAAAACCAATCGCAAGTTCATCAAGCGCTTTCAATATCTCGAAAGCCAGGCGGCAGCCAACGGCAAAAAACTGCAGGACATGACCCTGGCCGAAATGGACGTTTACTGGAACGAGGCAAAAAAATTATAGTTTTTGCGGGGGCCTGTTACACCCCCCTGCTTTTTTGCGTAAAGGCGTTGTATACTATTAACAACGTTTTATGAAAAAGCAAGTACTTGGCCTGTTAACCGTTTTGGCAGCGGCTGCAGCAGGCTGTATGAAAACCAATAATGATGATGTGACGCCTGTGCTACAGCCGCAGGGGAAATTTTCGGGTACGTATCAGCGCATACACTTTGCGCCGGCTACCAAAAAGTATGATACCGTTAAACTCAATTTTCAGTTAGAGCTGGTTAATAACACGTTTAAGGTAACCGGCGACACCTCCAGACATGCAGGAAGCTATGGCACCTTTGGTTACAACGCTGCCCAAATACAGTGGCTCGACGTTACTGTACCGCAAGGTGCTAACAGCCTGAATCTTCCTAAATACCATTTGTACGGTAATTATAATTACGCTTATGATGGCACTGCTTTTAAATTTGAAGCCTATAACGATACCTTAAAGTACTATTATGATTTAAAAAAAGTCGCTAATTAAGTAGCACCTTAACTAAGCAGATAACTTTTAGTACTAAATGCTCGAAACTACCAGCAGCGCTGAATATGACTTAATTCAGCGCTGTCAGCAAGGCTCATTAAAATATCAGGAACAGTTGTATAAGCAGTTCTATGGCTATGCTATGGGTATTGGGCTACGTTATTGCGATAACCGCGATGATGCCCTGGAGGTAGTTAACGATGCTTTTATAAAGGTATTTAACACCATTAATACTTTTAACCTTGATAAATCTTTTAAAGCTTGGCTACGCCGGATAATTATTAACACGGCTATAGACAGGCGGCGAAAAGATTTAAAATATCAGTTGCATACCGATATGGAGCATGCCAGCCACATTGGGCACAACCATACGGCTATACAGCAACTTAACGCCAAAGACATTTTAAAGCTGATGGACGGCCTGCCTGCACTGCAAAGGGCCATATTTAACTTGTATGAGATTGACGGATATAACCACGACGAAATTGCAGCAATGCTGAACATACCTGCCAGTTCATCGCGGGTTTACTTAAGCAGGGCCAAAGAGAAATTACGCAAAGCATTAACCCACATAGCGCAAGGCCATGAGTGAAAAGTTTGACGACGAATTAAGCAAACATATAAACCACGTATTTGACCAATACGAGGATACCGCTCCTGCCCAGGAGGGCTGGCTGTTGCTGCGTCAAAAGTTTCCGCCTCAGAAAAAACGCAGGGTCATCCCGTTATGGTGGAGTGTGGCGGCGGCTTTACTTATTGCTGCCCTGTTCGGCCTTTGGTTTTACAACATACCGAAAGAATCAAAGTCAACCATCGCGAAAACAAAAACCAAAAAACAACCTGCGGACACGCTTATTAAAAGCAATCAGCATCACACTACAGAACAATTGCATCCGGCAACTAAAAAACAATCTGCCGGTGACCCAATATATGCTGCCGTTGGTAGCAGGAAAGCTAATAAAGGGAGCTCTTTAAACGTGCCGGAGCAAAACAGTGCTTATACGTTAACATTAACGACTACAAATTCGGCTAAAGCAACTAAGAATGCCGAAAATCAATTATCCATCGCATCAACTCGTGCTCAAAATGCAGGTGCGCCACATATAGTTAGTGGTGATACTCAGCAGGAAGCTCTTAGTGGTGCACCAGAAAGAACGGCTATGGCTTCTGCAGTTACCAACAATTCAACAGCCTGGAAAGCTGACAGTGCCCAATATGCCAGCGTCTCCCAGATGGCACAACAACGCCCGCAACAGTCTTTAGAAAAAAATGCAAACTTGCATAGCGATTCGGCAACTATCCATAAAAGCTCGGGGCTGGAAAGACTGTTAGCTGCCGAACAACGGATGGAGCAGGCTAAGAAAACAAAAAAAACTACGGCAGCCATCGACAAAAAAATTTTATTTAACATTTACGCTGCCACTTATTTTAACTACGCTGAGGGCAGTAAGAGCCAATTTAATACCGGTGCAGGTGTGAGTACGGATATCCGGCTGTCCGGAAACTTTAAATTATCAACCGGCGTAGCCATTAATAAAAATACGTTGGATTATAATGGTCAGCCTACCCAATCAGGTATTGCCAGGGATGCCTTGAGTGCAGCACCGAGTGTGTCTGATGTGCAAGCAACAAGCTACAGCAATACAACATTGGGGATAGTACCTTTGCGGGTTGCTACTACGCCGGTAGTGAGCGCCTATAACGTAAGCCTGACCGGTTTAGACATTCCATTAAATATCAAATACGAACTTAACCCGCGTAAAAACGACAGCTATATTTCGGCAGGCTTAAGCTCAGGCACATTTATTACCGAGAGTTATACTTACCGTTATGATAATACGCCGAATGCCTTTGGCTTATCCAGCAATCTGGCCGATGCAACCACCCGGCGCAGCTTTAACCGCTTCGACTTTGCACGCACGCTCAACCTGTCGGTAGGTATGGGCTATCAAATCAGTAAACAGAACCGCCTAATTATAGAGCCATTCCTCAAATACCCGTTAAGCGGCTTAGGCTCAGAGCAGATAAAATTTGGTGCCGGCGGATTAAACCTCCGCTTTAAGTTTCAATAAGTATACTATTTAAACCGGATAGCCTTAACCGGCGATATTTTGCTGACCAGCATAGAAGGTATTA harbors:
- a CDS encoding TIGR00730 family Rossman fold protein, whose translation is MTNDDKIRQAFHNENWHEIKVTDSWQIFKIMAEFVDGFEKLAKIGPCVSIFGSARTHNDNPFYKLAEDTARLLTERGFGVISGGGPGVMEAANKGAYEAGGKSVGLNIELPFEQFHNKYIDRDKLLEFDYFFVRKVMFMKYSQGFIVLPGGFGTMDESFEAITLIQTGKIARFPIVFVGVDYWKGLFDWVEDKMLNSEHNISPDDLNLYRVVDTAEEAVEHIFRFYGKYLLKPNF
- a CDS encoding TCR/Tet family MFS transporter, which translates into the protein MEQPVQPKREPALGFIFVTLLIDITGFGIVIPVFPKLIEQLIHSNNLSDAAQYGGWLTFAYSVMQFLFAPVLGNLSDKYGRRPVLLGSLLGFGIDYTFLAFAPSIWWLFVGRIIAGITGASFTTASAYIADVSTPEKRAQNFGIIGAAFGLGFIIGPVLGGVLGQYSTKLPFLAAAALAILNAIYGYFILPESLAKENRREFEWKRANPIGSLMQLKKYPAISGLIASLILIYIAAHAVQSTWTFFTMERFNWNQSMVGYSLGFVGLLSGLVQGLLIRVTIPKLGQKKSIVWGLLLYSIGLFLFAFATQSWMMFAILIPYCLGGIAGPALQGLISTQIPSNEQGELQGGLTSLMSVTSIVGPPLMTSLFAWFTDKSAPFQFPGAPFLMGAILMLLSTLLAIRSFKKARKMQPVA
- a CDS encoding TCR/Tet family MFS transporter; the protein is MSEAVKPKRPAALGFIFVTVFIDVLGLGVIIPVLPKLLQQLGHVDVSMASQLSGYLTFTYALMQFIFSSVLGNLSDRYGRRPVLLISLLGFGIDYILMAFAPTVFWLFVGRLIAGIAGASGTTATAYIADVSTGDKRAANFGLIGAATGLGFIVGIGLGGYLGDVGLKIPFMVAAGLALLNAFYGYFVLPESLALENRRPFDWKRANPIAALKRLNMYPAISGLVSAFTLVYIASKAVETVLAFFLIEKFKWSMSSISSLGIFIGVLLIGIQGGLIRIIIPKLGQEKSIVTGLLFYAIGLTLISFASQGWQMYLFMIPYCLGGISGPALQGLITSKVEANEQGELQGGLNSLVSITTVIGPLLMSSLFAHFTNPKTSSIYFPGAPYLLGAILMLISTFIAIGSFKKNALVKS
- a CDS encoding rhodanese-like domain-containing protein; its protein translation is MLIHQFYDTDLAHASYAVLRAGQIIVIDPARNPQPYYDFATLHEASIVGIIETHPHADFISSHLEIHETTGATIYVSRLLGAHYPHQTFDEGDIIPLSDIQLQAINTPGHSPDSICVLVTDENGQTTTLFSGDTLFVGDVGRPDLREEAGNITAKKEDLARQMYHTTRHKLMTLPEEVVVYPAHGPGSLCGKNMSPDLQTTIGRELRENYALQLMDELKFVKDLIADQPFTPQYFGFDVELNKQGAPAYAPSLAAIPRLPADSILANGTLIIDTRPKADFNSGHIKGAINLQLQGKFETWLGAIIAPEEPFYLIAADEARLETALARAAKIGYEGQIKGALFNPPQAKQISDELNLEAFKANPDDFTIIDTRNWNEINAGLLFKDALTIPLPEIRNRIAEIPTDKPIVVHCAAGYRSAAARSILSGQISSVPVYDLGEAVTTF
- the mnmD gene encoding tRNA (5-methylaminomethyl-2-thiouridine)(34)-methyltransferase MnmD; translated protein: MSNLSIVTTGDGSKTIFNAEVGENYHSKHGALQESQHVFLNAGLRYFMAGTDSTEVSVLEVGLGTGLNFLLSAEFCMAKSIKLRYTGIEAYPLSPEMIAQTGYDAYVSASMWQAFLTGYSDSLNHPVQLNQHVELFAAHTILMNFSAQQQYDVIYFDAFAAIHQPEMWNEEAIQHTVQFLKPGGVFVTYAITGNLKRQLKALGLKVEKAPGAPGKREMLRATKLTEANL
- the mazG gene encoding nucleoside triphosphate pyrophosphohydrolase gives rise to the protein MPLTPPDTAGNPESGFTRLLTILNDLRENCPWDKKQTFESLRHLTIEETYELSDAILSNDTNEIKKELGDLMMHLVFYARIASETDTFNITDVLNSVCDKLINRHPHIYADVDVANEEDVKRNWEQIKLKEGNKSVLGGVPASLPALVKAARIQEKARGIGFDWENKSQVWEKVEEEIQEFRQEYNTEDDTVIDQDRAEGEFGDLLFSLINYARFVNINPENALEKTNRKFIKRFQYLESQAAANGKKLQDMTLAEMDVYWNEAKKL
- a CDS encoding RNA polymerase sigma factor, coding for MLETTSSAEYDLIQRCQQGSLKYQEQLYKQFYGYAMGIGLRYCDNRDDALEVVNDAFIKVFNTINTFNLDKSFKAWLRRIIINTAIDRRRKDLKYQLHTDMEHASHIGHNHTAIQQLNAKDILKLMDGLPALQRAIFNLYEIDGYNHDEIAAMLNIPASSSRVYLSRAKEKLRKALTHIAQGHE
- a CDS encoding outer membrane beta-barrel protein yields the protein MSEKFDDELSKHINHVFDQYEDTAPAQEGWLLLRQKFPPQKKRRVIPLWWSVAAALLIAALFGLWFYNIPKESKSTIAKTKTKKQPADTLIKSNQHHTTEQLHPATKKQSAGDPIYAAVGSRKANKGSSLNVPEQNSAYTLTLTTTNSAKATKNAENQLSIASTRAQNAGAPHIVSGDTQQEALSGAPERTAMASAVTNNSTAWKADSAQYASVSQMAQQRPQQSLEKNANLHSDSATIHKSSGLERLLAAEQRMEQAKKTKKTTAAIDKKILFNIYAATYFNYAEGSKSQFNTGAGVSTDIRLSGNFKLSTGVAINKNTLDYNGQPTQSGIARDALSAAPSVSDVQATSYSNTTLGIVPLRVATTPVVSAYNVSLTGLDIPLNIKYELNPRKNDSYISAGLSSGTFITESYTYRYDNTPNAFGLSSNLADATTRRSFNRFDFARTLNLSVGMGYQISKQNRLIIEPFLKYPLSGLGSEQIKFGAGGLNLRFKFQ